From Halichondria panicea chromosome 12, odHalPani1.1, whole genome shotgun sequence, a single genomic window includes:
- the LOC135345200 gene encoding plexin-A2-like, translating into MAMLVAFFVLLFLLQGAALYSQSPSFDFLPGLQVDSTGKTFLIDADNYLYRLNAQLIQEERVDLGATYVIEQGLALSSTGMLVVCLEDLSCSVYNASTISAGPIWSVSNAIVGYFNSGAAMFMSGDSFYTGAMTDIDLGQRMVLQQFGQEFSRSSVNNQSDMRNELVFEISTFGRNFYAFGGFVSSGFAYYVVVDYQPADARAIRLLRVCNMPDCGGPSTCGVTGLYELGINCGLQGITEDTCLCAVSLVEDFSGISGPTAVVTICFGGTNSICLVNITAVNEAMDAKYDSCIVSRTVEEEIGLAWRTGSSENCDTLPQSQETVDICDTPSPVGLLIPNGGIDIIAPVRINFGIDLVPFASVAVKVEQFSFVFVATNDSRIRGYDVSGTSTLDTDSYFYSQRVRYDVYLLSWHEGLNYITAATANSVFQVPIEECSQRIDCTSCTNDLNPLCGWCVVENKCSRQTQCQNSSLSSRWVQDNANCFTTTVDPMQLVLDPAILANVVTVTLPNPLPGENISCHLADSEERFPPIIVPAVEVTPGIVFSCDIEGLVPDYPGVTAIINLGFQSSLFNEPFNVTNQALTIYNCSAGKSCKDCLESNSPCGWCNLNKQCSGTATLCKNTSHFLQVSISTDFRALCPLLDTTPFGGHTLPVRVVQDLRLTTRNLIPPTDGFEYLCIVNGVSLAAQYENETSILCNVGSGDLNLPTGSGSSSVVATVIWFGNGIIHPLSSVTQQTDITLFDCRNLGSGCSECLASRLGSKFTCGWCSLSDSCEVLQECTNDVFVTEGRNCPSPFIKSISPESGPVDGGTAITVMGTDLGVTFADILNATLTLGGVACTIINTDYIPGRQFVCVTNNFGSTGSNVFTMVLYGNIDVNVNADPFIALNPFVSSVKPTFGPMAGGTKLTVRGTALRVGNHENTRVTLVSGGLIYTCNVLSIFSQEIECTTTAANLTSAAEVVVTIDAARLDFGVFFTYSNNPNVTAVRPSNTIPSGGITLTFTGVYLDVVQQPVLEIYQPMEEDPLRSNCSVVDNTTITCLTPSLLITSLTPLDYALLFDDVPPITQARFPISVQLDPSNFRLEGSQKVPNGTETLIRIVGDNLDSVETSEIRVTVGGEECVKTPSSVRGSEFICTAPLEPPGGENPANINVTVGSNIAQKLDRQLTYTFPEATVFGPTVPLQIIIPVIVIIFIIVVCVLTIAIVCLYLNSRRKSVPIYMHQHEQRIELTATGKTHEVVDGNTALVKSELVEIAESIPDSFKIAASKLKLSSTAIGQGEFGVVYKGVLTDWNKVPMQGVAVKTLKGLFSLSDVQSMVCEVNKMQDFDHPHVMSLIGVCLDAGPGVAIVMPYMANGSLISYLKKERSSLELDDDCDIDQILEVRKLLLKMCRQIALGMAYLAEQKFVHRDLAARNCMLDSGGGIRVGDFGLAEDVYASGYFRQNDRANVKLPYKWMAMESLNDAIFTEKTDVWSYGVTVWEVFNGGRTPYPAVDPHSLIQLLGEGRRLEKPLNAACSAEISEVMRQCWREDPEERPTFSQLSSTVDKLLTSIAGYTELGMVLLNTVQEVEQLKCDNVPSPTEDANRYVDGPPGHPLAFKNRMYEEEFTATDD; encoded by the exons ATGGCTATGTTAGTGGCTTTCTTTGTTTTGTTGTTTCTGCTGCAAGGAGCAGCTTTATATTCTCAATCACCCTCCTTTGATTTTCTCCCAGGACTGCAAGTGGACTCCACTGGGAAAACATTCCTAATTGATGCAGACAACTACCTGTATAGACTGAATGCTCAGCTAATACAAGAGGAGAGAGTTGATCTAGGAGCTACCTATGTCATTGAACAAGGACTGGCCCTGAGCTCCACTGGGATGTTGGTGGTGTGTTTAGAGGATCTCTCTTGCTCCGTCTACAATGCAAGCACCATCAGTGCTGGTCCTATCTGGAGTGTCAGTAATGCTATAGTAGGATATTTTAACTCTGGAGCAGCTATGTTTATGTCAGGAGACAGTTTCTACACTGGAGCAATGACTGATATAGATCTAGGTCAGAGAATGGTACTGCAACAATTCGGACAGGAGTTCAGTAGATCTTCTGTAAACAATCAATCAGATATGCGTAATGAACTGGTATTTGAGATTAGTACCTTTGGACGAAACTTTTATGCATTTGGTGGTTTTGTGAGTAGTGGATTTGCCTATTATGTTGTTGTCGATTATCAACCTGCTGATGCACGAGCTATCAGACTATTACGTGTTTGCAACATGCCTGATTGTGGAGGCCCAAGTACCTGTGGAGTGACTGGTTTGTATGAACTGGGAATCAATTGCGGTCTTCAGGGGATCACTGAAGATACTTGTTTGTGTGCAGTGTCATTAGTGGAGGACTTCAGTGGGATATCTGGACCCACTGCTGTGGTAACTATTTGCTTTGGCGGTACTAATTCTATTTGTCTGGTCAATATCACTGCTGTCAATGAAGCTATGGACGCTAAATATGACTCGTGTATTGTGTCACGCACTGTTGAAGAAGAAATTGGTTTAGCATGGAGAACAGGCTCTTCAGAAAACTGCGATACCCTGCCTCAGTCTCAG GAAACAGTGGACATATGTGACACACCCAGTCCAGTCGGCCTTCTCATTCCAAATGGTGGTATTGACATAATAGCACCAGTTCGTATCAACTTTGGAATTGACCTTGTCCCCTTTGCTTCAGTAGCTGTGAAGGTGGAGCAGTTTTCCTTTGTGTTTGTGGCAACTAATGATTCTAGAATAAGAGGA TACGATGTCAGTGGTACCTCGACTCTGGACACTGATAGCTATTTCTACAGTCAGCGAGTGAGATATGATGTATATCTTTTGTCATGGCATGAGGGACTGAACTACATCACAGCAGCCACTGCAAACTCT GTATTCCAAGTACCCATAGAGGAGTGTTCCCAGCGTATAGACTGTACTAGTTGTACCAATGACCTCAACCcgctgtgtgggtggtgtgtggtggagaACAAGTGCTCCCGTCAGACGCAGTGTCAGAACTCCAGTCTCTCTAGTAGATGGGTACAGGACAATGCCAACTGTTTTACTACCACTGTGGATCCTATGCAGCTTGTCCTCGACCCTGCAATTCTTGCTAATGTG GTCACGGTGACCCTGCCTAACCCCCTGCCTGGAGAGAATATCTCCTGTCATTTGGCGGACAGTGAAGAACGTTTCCCACCCATCATAGTACCAGCTGTTGAGGTCACTCCAGGAATAGTGTTCAGTTGTGATATTGAAGGACTGGTACCTGACTACCCTGGAGTGACTGCAATCATCAACCTGGGATTTCAGAGCTCTCTGTTCAATGAGCCATTTAACGTTACCAACCAAGCACTCACAATCTACAATTGCTCAGCAGGGAAAAG CTGTAAGGATTGCCTGGAGTCCAACAGTCCGTGTGGATGGTGTAACCTCAACAAGCAGTGTAGTGGGACAGCAACTCTGTGCAAGAATACGTCTCACTTCCTACAG GTGTCTATATCTACAGACTTCAGAGCCCTATGCCCCCTGCTAGATACGACCCCCTTTGGGGGGCACACTCTACCAGTGAGGGTAGTCCAGGACCTTCGACTGACCACTAGGAACCTGATACCACCA ACGGATGGCTTCGAGTATTTGTGTATTGTGAATGGAGTTAGCCTGGCAGCTCAGTATGAGAATGAGACCTCTATCCTGTGCAATGTGGGCAGTGGAGAC CTCAACCTGCCTACTGGTAGTGGTAGCTCTTCTGTGGTTGCTACGGTGATATGGTTCGGGAATGGCATCATCCACCCACTCAGCAGTGTCACACAACAGACTGACA TTACGTTGTTTGATTGTCGTAACTTGGGCAGTGGATGTTCAGAGTGCTTAGCATCCAGActggggtcaaagttcacgTGTGGGTGGTGTAGCCTTAGCGACAGCTGTGAGGTGTTGCAAGAATGCACCAATGATGTTTTTGTTACTGAGGGGAGAAATTGTCCTTCCCCTTTCATCAAATCAATCTCTCCAGAATCTG GACCAGTTGATGGTGGTACAGCAATCACTGTGATGGGCACTGACCTCGGAGTGACCTTTGCTGACATTCTGAACGCCACCCTTACATTAGGAGGTGTGGCCTGTACTATCATCAACACTGACTATATACCAGGGAggcagtttgtgtgtgtgaccaACAACTTTGGAAGTACAGGCAGCAATGTCTTCACTATGGTCCTGTATGGCAATATAGACGTCAATGTAAACGCTGATCCTTTCATTGCGTTGAATCCCTTTGTTAGTAGCGTCAAACCGACCTTTGGACCCATGGCAGGGGGTACCAAACTGACTGTGAGGGGTACTGCACTAAGAGTGGGTAACCATGAGAACACTAGAGTCACTCTGGTCAGTGGAGGGTTAATCTACACCTGCAACGTATT ATCAATCTTTTCTCAAGAGATTGAATGCACCACTACAGCAGCAAACCTCACCTCCGCTGCAGAGGTGGTAGTTACTATTGATGCTGCTAGACTGGACTTTGGAGTGTTCTTCACTTACAGTAACAACCCCAATGTAACTGCTGTGCGTCCTAGCAACACCATTCCCAGTGGAGGCATCACACTGACCTTTACTGGAGTGTACTTGGACGTGGTACAACAGCCTGTGTTGGAGATCTACCAGCCCATGGAGGAGGATCCTCTG AGAAGCAACTGCAGTGTTGTGGACaatacaaccatcacatgcTTGACTCCTAGTCTGCTAATAACCTCACTGACCCCATTGGACTATGCCCTACTGTTTGATGATGTCCCACCTATCACACAAGCACGTTTTCCCATCAGCGTCCAATTAGATCCCTCCAATTTCCGGCTGGAGGGTTCTCAAAAGGTCCCTAATGGCACAGAGACGCTCATACGCATTGTG GGTGATAATCTCGACTCAGTGGAGACCAGTGAGATACGAGTGACAGTGGGAGGGGAGGAGTGTGTCAAGACACCCAGTAGCGTAAGAGGGAGTGAATTCATCTGTACTGCCCCCTTGGAGCCGCCAGGAGGGGAAAACCCAGCCAACATAAAT GTAACCGTTGGAAGCAACATCGCTCAAAAATTGGACCGGCAACTGACTTATACATTTCCTGAGGCAACGGTTTTTGGGCCAACAGTTCCTCTGCAGATCATCATTCCAGTTATTGTCATCATCTTTATAATTGTCGTGTGTGTACTGACGATTGCTATTGTCTGCTTGTATCTGAACTCAAGGAGAAAGTCAGTACCAATTTATATGCATCAGCATGAGCAAAGGATAGAGCTCACGGCTACTGG GAAAACTCATGAGGTAGTCGATGGTAATACTGCACTCGTTA AATCAGAACTTGTTGAGATTGCTGAGTCCATCCCAGACTCATTCAAAATAGCTGCCTCAAAATTGAAGCTCTCCAGTACTGCAATAGGACAAG GTGAATTTGGCGTTGTGTACAAGGGTGTTCTGACAGACTGGAACAAAGTACCTATGCAGGGGGTGGCCGTGAAGACATTAAaag GTCTGTTCTCATTGTCGGATGTTCAGAGcatggtgtgtgaggtgaaCAAGATGCAGGACTTTGACCATCCTCACGTCATGTCCCTAATTGGAGTGTGTCTCGATGCTGGCCCCGGTGTTGCCATAGTGATGCCATATATGGCCAATGGCAGCCTTATTAGCTACCTCAAAAAAGAAAGGAGCAGCCTTGAGTTGGACGATGACTGTGACATAgatcag ATTCTGGAAGTGAGGAAACTGCTACTAAAGATGTGTCGTCAGATAGCACTGGGAATGGCCTACTTGGCTGAACAGAAGTTTGTCCATCGCGACCTTGCAGccagaaactgcat GCTGGACTCGGGAGGGGGTATCAGGGTGGGGGACTTTGGTTTGGCTGAAGACGTCTATGCTAGCGGCTACTTCAGACAGAACGACAGAGCCAATGTGAAGCTGCCCTACAAATGGATGGCCATGGAGAGTCTCAACGATGCCATATTCACAGAAAAAACTGATGTG TGGTCGTatggtgtgactgtgtgggaAGTCTTCAATGGAGGACGGACCCCCTACCCTGCTGTGGACCCACACTCCCTCATCCAGCTGCTGGGAGAGGGGCGGAGACTAGAGAAACCTCTCAACGCAGCCTGTTCCGCCGAAAT TTCTGAAGTGATGCGTCAGTGTTGGAGGGAGGACCCAGAGGAGAGACCAACCTTCTCACAACTGTCCTCCACTGTGGACAAGTTACTGACATCTATTGCTGGCTACACTGAGCTCGGTATGGTGCTACTGAACACAGTTCAAGAGGTGGAGCAGCTCA AATGTGACAATGTACCTTCACCTACTGAAGACGCTAATCGTTATGTCGATGGTCCACCAGGTCACCCTCTAGCATTCAAAAACAGAATGTACGAAGAAGAATTTACTGCAACAGACGATTAA